A window of the Synechococcus sp. LTW-R genome harbors these coding sequences:
- a CDS encoding MliC family protein, with translation MPRSRLILLALLGLGPVLPARADSTLAYCQLSRHDHTIAVESGPCQFSQRHGNVNVLMGQRWAFRFPADQQGQSYQRSASAQGLRFNREGDYTLSVFWRKALQCRGSKDAISVAYTPSGADLAVGDQHVALERARSASGARYTARGVELWQHQGSTRIDWFGTVLQCR, from the coding sequence ATGCCCCGCTCGCGCTTGATCCTGCTGGCGCTCCTCGGCCTGGGGCCTGTGCTCCCCGCCCGGGCCGACAGCACCCTCGCCTACTGCCAGCTCAGCCGCCATGACCACACCATTGCGGTGGAGTCCGGCCCCTGTCAGTTCTCCCAACGCCACGGCAACGTCAACGTCCTGATGGGCCAGCGCTGGGCCTTTCGCTTCCCGGCCGATCAGCAGGGGCAGAGCTATCAACGCAGCGCCAGCGCCCAGGGCCTGCGCTTCAACCGCGAGGGCGACTACACCTTGAGCGTCTTCTGGCGCAAAGCGCTGCAGTGCCGCGGCAGCAAGGACGCCATTTCGGTGGCCTATACGCCAAGCGGCGCTGATCTCGCCGTCGGCGATCAACACGTCGCGCTCGAGCGCGCCCGCTCCGCCAGCGGCGCCCGCTACACCGCCCGCGGTGTGGAGCTCTGGCAACACCAGGGCTCCACACGGATCGACTGGTTCGGGACGGTCCTGCAATGCCGATAA
- a CDS encoding glycosyl hydrolase family 57: protein MPITPHLCGRETEIRSAMAAGGPYWSGQSPLQLDQLRSGFACALHMHQPTIPAGPDGALISHLQYMLEHPGEGDNHNAEPFAQCYRRLADLIPQLIEQGCSPRIMLDISGNLLWGAEQMGRRDITEAWRYLACDPQMQRHVEWLGTFWGHAVAPSTPIPDLRLQIEAWQHQFAAAFGLEALQRVRGFSLPEMALPNHPDTLFALVEALQQTGYRWLLLQEHSVETLSGEPLSEAQKYVPNRLIARNGRGERREITALIKTQGSDTKLVGQMQPYYEAINRDRLPLGAISVPSLVSQIADGENGGVMMNEFPEAFIQAHQRCANQAGTAAINGSEYLELLGDTADLPAIQAAGQQQLLDGLDEYWSSEELQARIDAGCNVEGASWTNDLSWVKGYESVLEPMAQLSAAFHRRYPTPQSRDPDYQEALLHLLLLETSCFRYWGQGTWTEYAQAIHRRGRALLER from the coding sequence ATGCCGATAACCCCCCACCTCTGCGGCCGCGAAACCGAGATCCGCTCCGCCATGGCCGCCGGCGGCCCCTACTGGTCTGGGCAGTCGCCGTTGCAGCTCGATCAGCTGCGCTCGGGGTTTGCCTGCGCGCTGCACATGCATCAGCCGACGATCCCGGCCGGCCCCGATGGAGCGCTGATCTCCCACCTGCAGTACATGCTGGAGCACCCCGGCGAGGGGGATAACCACAACGCCGAGCCCTTCGCGCAGTGCTACCGGCGCCTGGCTGATCTGATCCCACAGCTCATCGAGCAGGGCTGCAGCCCGCGGATCATGCTCGACATCTCCGGCAATCTGCTCTGGGGGGCCGAGCAGATGGGCCGCCGCGACATCACCGAGGCCTGGCGTTACCTGGCCTGTGATCCCCAGATGCAACGGCACGTCGAGTGGCTCGGCACCTTCTGGGGCCACGCCGTCGCCCCCTCGACGCCGATCCCGGATCTCCGGCTGCAGATCGAAGCCTGGCAGCACCAGTTCGCCGCGGCCTTCGGCCTGGAGGCCCTGCAGCGGGTGCGCGGTTTCTCCCTGCCGGAGATGGCCCTGCCCAATCACCCCGACACCCTCTTTGCTCTGGTGGAGGCCCTGCAGCAGACCGGCTACCGCTGGCTTCTGCTCCAGGAGCACAGCGTCGAGACCCTCAGCGGCGAACCCCTGAGCGAGGCCCAGAAGTACGTCCCAAATCGCCTCATCGCCCGCAACGGACGGGGGGAGCGCCGCGAGATCACCGCCTTGATCAAGACCCAGGGCTCCGACACCAAGTTGGTCGGCCAGATGCAGCCCTATTACGAGGCGATCAACCGCGATCGGCTCCCCTTGGGAGCGATCAGCGTGCCGTCCCTCGTCTCCCAGATCGCCGATGGCGAAAACGGCGGCGTAATGATGAACGAATTCCCGGAGGCCTTCATCCAGGCCCACCAACGCTGCGCCAACCAAGCCGGCACCGCCGCCATCAACGGCAGCGAATACCTCGAGCTCCTGGGCGACACCGCTGACCTCCCCGCCATTCAGGCCGCCGGTCAGCAGCAACTCCTCGATGGACTCGACGAATACTGGAGCAGCGAGGAGCTCCAAGCGCGAATCGACGCCGGCTGCAACGTCGAAGGGGCCTCCTGGACCAACGACCTCAGTTGGGTGAAGGGCTACGAGAGCGTCCTTGAACCGATGGCCCAACTCAGCGCCGCTTTCCACCGGCGCTATCCCACACCCCAAAGCCGCGACCCCGACTACCAGGAGGCGCTGCTGCACCTTCTGCTGCTTGAGACCAGCTGCTTTCGCTACTGGGGCCAGGGCACCTGGACGGAGTACGCCCAGGCGATTCACCGCCGCGGCCGGGCGCTGCTGGAGCGCTAA
- a CDS encoding sigma factor, whose product MHPSVRDWLRLSRLHLPLPERSVLELARLIQRWQHHPGGPGQAPRAIRKRGQRARDQLVRHNLALVAFSWRQHHSQLSADDAATTDALQEGALNLLRAAEKFDPARGYRFSTYASFWIHRGLRRSCERDRRNIAFPRDQAALVLKAQRLNEEVLRYMGRQPSLRWLAAQLSTAKRVIQPEHLEALLRSWHDTQTCAIGAFAS is encoded by the coding sequence ATGCATCCATCCGTGCGCGACTGGCTGAGGCTGAGCCGCCTGCACCTGCCCCTGCCGGAGCGCAGCGTGCTGGAGTTGGCCCGCCTGATTCAACGCTGGCAGCACCATCCCGGTGGCCCAGGTCAAGCGCCGCGGGCCATTCGCAAACGGGGCCAACGCGCCCGCGATCAGCTGGTCCGCCACAACCTCGCCCTGGTGGCCTTCAGCTGGAGACAACACCACAGCCAGCTCAGCGCGGATGATGCCGCCACGACCGATGCCCTGCAGGAAGGGGCACTCAATTTGCTGCGGGCTGCGGAGAAATTTGATCCGGCCCGGGGCTATCGCTTCTCCACCTACGCCAGCTTCTGGATCCACCGCGGATTACGGCGTTCTTGCGAGCGCGATCGCCGCAACATTGCCTTCCCCCGTGATCAAGCAGCCCTGGTGCTCAAGGCCCAACGGCTCAACGAAGAAGTCCTGCGGTACATGGGAAGACAGCCCAGTCTGCGCTGGCTGGCCGCCCAGCTGAGCACGGCCAAGAGGGTGATTCAGCCGGAGCACTTAGAAGCCCTCCTGCGCAGCTGGCATGACACCCAGACCTGCGCAATTGGGGCTTTCGCTTCTTAA
- a CDS encoding response regulator transcription factor: protein MNPEDLRQQIHQLQRAVAELQQDWCIAVCSADERLIGIVSLLLEDCDWAARSIAELLALPLPQQQKLLLICDDELADGGALELIERLPGATVLVCLDAAIPQERLAQLWRSGADGLCCRQHCGEGRLLQAVLMLMRGLQSLDPLLGERLREQPARLIPLQHSEQHLLELLARGFNSREIAALEQRRSDTIRRQLSALYRKVGVRDQRALLAWGLGQGLVRPRDLACRTPDH, encoded by the coding sequence GTGAATCCTGAGGACCTCCGCCAACAGATCCATCAGCTGCAGCGGGCCGTGGCCGAACTGCAGCAGGACTGGTGCATTGCGGTCTGCTCTGCCGATGAACGCCTGATTGGGATCGTCTCGCTCCTCCTCGAGGACTGCGATTGGGCGGCACGGTCCATCGCTGAACTGCTCGCCCTGCCGCTACCTCAGCAGCAAAAACTGCTGCTGATTTGTGATGACGAGCTCGCCGATGGCGGAGCCCTGGAGTTAATCGAACGCCTACCCGGCGCGACCGTCCTGGTCTGCCTGGATGCGGCGATTCCCCAGGAGCGACTCGCTCAGCTCTGGCGCAGTGGCGCCGACGGCCTCTGCTGCCGCCAACACTGCGGCGAAGGCCGCCTGCTCCAGGCGGTGCTGATGCTGATGCGCGGCCTGCAGTCCCTCGATCCCCTGCTGGGGGAGCGGCTACGGGAGCAACCGGCGCGGCTGATCCCCCTGCAGCACAGCGAGCAGCACCTGCTGGAGCTGCTCGCCCGCGGCTTCAACAGCCGGGAGATCGCCGCGCTCGAACAACGGCGCAGCGACACCATCCGCCGTCAACTCAGTGCGCTCTACCGCAAAGTCGGCGTGCGCGATCAACGCGCCTTGCTCGCCTGGGGGCTCGGCCAGGGCCTCGTGCGCCCCCGCGACCTGGCTTGCCGCACACCAGATCACTGA
- a CDS encoding sigma factor — translation MPTRLSSEQRRFACQHLGLAHQQAQRYARRWGMPLEDLLSPAYEGLCKGAAQFDPRRGYRPSSYLVSKVKGELLHHLRDTGFAVRISHRYRELWVKARRWLELDLSDAEIAIRLGVPLAQWLDCRQACGLRPGTLEGL, via the coding sequence ATGCCAACGCGCCTCAGCTCTGAGCAACGCCGTTTTGCCTGCCAGCACCTGGGCCTAGCCCATCAACAAGCCCAGCGCTACGCCCGCCGCTGGGGCATGCCGCTGGAGGACTTGCTCAGCCCGGCCTACGAGGGTCTCTGCAAAGGAGCCGCCCAGTTCGATCCCCGCAGGGGCTACCGCCCCTCTAGCTACCTGGTCAGCAAGGTCAAAGGGGAACTGCTGCACCACCTGCGCGACACCGGCTTCGCCGTGCGCATCAGCCACCGCTACCGCGAGCTCTGGGTCAAGGCGCGCCGCTGGCTGGAACTGGACCTCAGCGATGCGGAGATCGCCATCCGCCTAGGGGTTCCCCTGGCCCAATGGCTCGATTGCCGCCAGGCCTGCGGCTTGCGCCCCGGAACCCTTGAGGGCCTTTGA
- a CDS encoding fatty acid desaturase, protein MPLTAAVSSPSLRPISTADQDFPSKAELLGALPEELLRHDPLKSWGSLALSLGLSLFAYGLGTLIPLSWAALPLWLLYGVVTGTVAMGCWVLAHECGHNAFHPNRRVEGVVGFVLHSLLLVPYYCWARSHAVHHAYCNELERGQTHVPPRASSPMGQFTEGLVHKLGRPLAGLVALFNHLVIGWPLYLLLGVTGGEAYGRSVSHFRMPKPGVPLQRPLFPRAFRRWMVRSNIGLVVVLAALVLAAIQFSPLRVLAVYGLPYLVVNGWLVIYTWLQHTDVEIPHYDSQRWTWVKGALQTVDRPYGPLINLLHHGIGSTHVCHHVNSAIPHYNAWRGTALLRQRYPELVRYDPTPIHKALWRVATRCKAVRQSPLDGAFYF, encoded by the coding sequence GTGCCTTTGACCGCGGCCGTTTCGTCTCCCTCCCTGCGGCCGATCAGCACCGCCGATCAGGACTTCCCCAGCAAGGCCGAGCTGCTTGGCGCCCTGCCCGAGGAGCTCCTGCGCCATGACCCGCTCAAGTCCTGGGGCAGCCTCGCCCTCTCCTTGGGTCTCTCCCTCTTCGCCTATGGCCTGGGGACCCTGATTCCCCTGAGCTGGGCGGCCCTGCCGCTCTGGCTTCTCTACGGGGTGGTCACCGGCACGGTGGCCATGGGTTGTTGGGTCCTGGCCCATGAGTGCGGCCACAACGCTTTCCATCCCAACCGCCGGGTTGAGGGGGTGGTGGGCTTCGTGCTGCACAGCCTGCTGCTAGTTCCCTACTACTGCTGGGCCCGCAGCCATGCGGTCCACCACGCCTACTGCAACGAGCTGGAGCGGGGGCAGACCCATGTGCCCCCGCGGGCGAGCTCGCCCATGGGGCAATTCACCGAGGGACTGGTCCACAAGCTCGGTCGCCCCCTGGCGGGCCTCGTGGCCTTGTTCAATCACCTCGTGATCGGCTGGCCGCTCTACCTGCTGCTCGGTGTCACTGGCGGTGAGGCCTATGGCCGTTCGGTCTCCCACTTCCGGATGCCGAAGCCCGGCGTTCCCCTGCAGCGTCCCCTCTTCCCCCGCGCCTTCCGCCGCTGGATGGTTCGCTCCAACATTGGCCTGGTGGTGGTGCTGGCGGCCCTTGTCCTGGCGGCGATTCAGTTCTCGCCACTGCGGGTGCTGGCGGTCTACGGCCTTCCTTATCTGGTGGTGAATGGCTGGCTGGTCATCTACACCTGGCTGCAGCACACCGATGTGGAGATCCCGCACTACGACTCCCAGCGCTGGACCTGGGTGAAGGGGGCGCTGCAGACCGTGGACCGTCCCTACGGCCCGCTGATCAACCTGCTGCACCACGGCATTGGCTCAACCCACGTCTGCCACCACGTGAACTCGGCCATCCCCCACTACAACGCCTGGCGCGGGACGGCCCTGCTGCGGCAGCGCTACCCCGAGCTGGTGCGCTACGACCCCACGCCGATCCACAAGGCCCTCTGGCGTGTGGCGACGCGTTGCAAGGCGGTGCGGCAATCGCCGCTGGATGGGGCCTTCTACTTCTGA
- a CDS encoding PAP/fibrillin family protein: MGKTSPPERRELLTLLRQQPRGRANQEREQVETLIQAIERNQPADLSDPTTQELLEGVWELRWSSSKQPYLTVAPWLENLQGLAPSQGKGVNLLRLPGPLGAVAGIAVEAELALDPDRAQRVQVRFRRGGWVGPSLGGRRLQWLQSVQQSFPAWLDITVVDRELRICRGNAGTLFALLRRPELEIDQLIG, from the coding sequence ATGGGCAAGACCAGCCCCCCGGAGCGGCGGGAACTCCTCACGCTGCTGCGGCAACAGCCTCGGGGCCGGGCCAACCAAGAGCGCGAGCAGGTCGAAACTCTGATCCAGGCCATCGAGCGCAACCAACCGGCGGACCTCTCTGACCCCACCACCCAGGAGCTGCTGGAGGGGGTCTGGGAGTTGCGCTGGAGCAGCAGCAAACAGCCCTACCTCACGGTTGCCCCTTGGCTGGAGAACCTCCAGGGCCTGGCCCCCTCCCAGGGCAAGGGCGTGAATCTGCTACGCCTACCCGGCCCCCTGGGGGCCGTGGCGGGGATCGCCGTGGAAGCCGAACTCGCCCTCGATCCCGACCGAGCCCAGCGGGTGCAGGTGCGCTTTCGCCGCGGCGGCTGGGTGGGGCCCAGCCTGGGGGGCCGGCGGTTGCAATGGCTCCAGAGCGTCCAGCAGTCGTTCCCGGCCTGGCTGGACATCACCGTCGTGGACCGGGAGCTGCGGATCTGCCGCGGCAATGCCGGCACCCTCTTCGCGCTGCTGCGGCGACCGGAACTCGAGATCGATCAGCTGATCGGCTAA
- a CDS encoding gamma carbonic anhydrase family protein: MASAPWPTPSVHPEAWVAESAVLIGDVQLAAGSSLWPTAVARADVCPIVIGEGSNVQDGAVLHGDPGQPVLIGADVTIGHRAVVHGATLGDGCLIGIGAIVLNGVSVGEGALVAAGAVVTKDVPPRALVMGAPAQVKRELSEEQAAEQREHARRYRQLAMAHAGRSTDLGFH, from the coding sequence ATGGCCAGCGCTCCGTGGCCCACACCGTCCGTCCATCCCGAAGCCTGGGTCGCGGAAAGCGCCGTGCTGATCGGCGACGTTCAACTGGCCGCTGGCTCGAGCCTCTGGCCCACCGCGGTGGCCCGCGCTGATGTCTGCCCGATCGTCATCGGCGAAGGCAGCAACGTCCAAGACGGGGCCGTGCTCCATGGCGACCCCGGTCAACCGGTCCTGATCGGAGCGGACGTGACCATCGGCCATCGTGCCGTCGTCCATGGCGCCACCCTAGGCGACGGCTGCCTGATCGGCATCGGCGCGATCGTCCTCAACGGCGTCAGCGTGGGCGAAGGGGCCCTGGTGGCCGCCGGAGCCGTCGTCACCAAGGACGTGCCGCCGCGGGCCCTGGTGATGGGCGCCCCAGCCCAGGTCAAGCGCGAACTCTCGGAAGAGCAGGCCGCCGAGCAGCGCGAGCACGCCCGCCGCTACCGACAACTGGCCATGGCCCATGCGGGCCGCTCCACCGACCTGGGCTTCCACTGA
- a CDS encoding photosystem II protein Y: protein MDARLLLVVTPILLAASWAVFNIGRAAVGQLQMMLKRANG from the coding sequence ATGGACGCACGGCTCCTGCTTGTTGTGACCCCGATCCTTCTGGCCGCCAGCTGGGCTGTGTTCAACATCGGCCGCGCCGCCGTTGGCCAACTGCAGATGATGCTCAAGCGCGCCAACGGCTGA
- the trmFO gene encoding FADH(2)-oxidizing methylenetetrahydrofolate--tRNA-(uracil(54)-C(5))-methyltransferase TrmFO: protein MSQSSPQSVLVIGAGLAGTEAAWQIARAGIPVRLVEMRPVRRSPAHHSSEFAELVCSNSFGALSSDRAAGLLQEELRRLGSLVIGTADQHSVPAGGALAVDRGRYSAALTETLEQHPLVTVVRDEQQALPEPEQITVLATGPLTSEPLAEDLRAFTGRGDCHFFDAASPIVEGESVDLSIAFRASRYDKGDADYINCPMDKEQFLAFREALLAAEQAELKDFEKENASFFEGCLPIEELARRGEDTMRYGPLKPIGLWDPRWGDVNDRDVRRAKRAYAVVQLRQEDKDGRLWNLVGFQTNLKWGEQKRVLRMIPGLENAEFVRFGVMHRNTFLEAPQLLDPTLQFRTRPTLLAAGQITGTEGYAAAVAGGWLAGTNAARLAQGLAPINLPHTTMCGALTHFIAEAPSEKFQPMPPNFGLLPELPERIRDKRRRYGAYRDRALSDLAPFCEQSLVAA, encoded by the coding sequence GTGTCTCAATCCAGCCCCCAATCCGTCCTGGTGATCGGAGCAGGCCTGGCCGGAACCGAGGCCGCCTGGCAGATCGCCCGAGCTGGCATACCGGTGCGGCTTGTAGAAATGAGGCCGGTGCGCCGCTCCCCCGCCCACCACAGCAGCGAGTTCGCCGAGCTGGTCTGCAGCAATAGCTTTGGCGCCCTCAGCAGTGATCGGGCCGCTGGCTTGCTGCAGGAGGAACTGCGCCGCCTCGGCTCCCTCGTGATCGGGACCGCAGACCAGCATTCCGTTCCCGCCGGCGGTGCCTTGGCGGTGGACCGCGGCCGCTACAGCGCCGCCCTGACGGAAACCCTTGAGCAGCACCCCCTGGTGACGGTGGTGCGCGATGAGCAACAGGCGCTGCCCGAACCTGAGCAGATCACGGTGCTCGCCACCGGTCCCCTCACCAGCGAACCCCTCGCCGAGGATCTGCGCGCCTTCACCGGCCGGGGGGACTGCCACTTCTTTGACGCGGCCAGCCCGATCGTCGAAGGCGAGAGCGTCGACCTCTCCATTGCCTTCCGCGCCTCCCGCTACGACAAGGGCGACGCCGACTACATCAACTGTCCGATGGACAAAGAGCAGTTCCTCGCCTTCCGCGAGGCCCTGCTGGCCGCCGAGCAGGCCGAGCTCAAGGACTTCGAGAAGGAGAACGCCTCCTTCTTCGAGGGCTGCCTGCCGATCGAGGAACTCGCCCGCCGCGGCGAGGACACCATGCGCTACGGCCCCCTCAAGCCCATCGGCCTCTGGGATCCGCGCTGGGGCGATGTCAACGACCGGGACGTGCGCCGCGCCAAGCGCGCCTACGCCGTGGTCCAACTGCGCCAAGAGGACAAGGACGGCCGCCTCTGGAACCTGGTGGGCTTCCAGACCAACCTCAAGTGGGGCGAGCAGAAGCGGGTGCTGCGGATGATCCCCGGCCTGGAGAACGCGGAGTTCGTGCGTTTCGGGGTGATGCACCGCAACACCTTCCTGGAGGCGCCCCAGCTGCTCGATCCCACCCTGCAGTTCCGCACGCGCCCCACCCTGCTGGCCGCCGGGCAGATCACCGGCACCGAGGGCTACGCCGCGGCCGTGGCCGGCGGCTGGCTGGCCGGCACCAACGCCGCCCGCCTCGCCCAGGGCCTCGCGCCGATCAACCTGCCACACACCACGATGTGCGGTGCCCTGACCCACTTCATCGCCGAGGCCCCCAGCGAGAAGTTCCAGCCGATGCCCCCCAACTTCGGCCTATTGCCGGAGCTTCCCGAGCGCATCCGCGACAAGCGCCGCCGCTATGGCGCCTACCGGGACCGGGCCCTGAGCGACCTGGCCCCCTTCTGCGAGCAAAGCCTGGTCGCCGCCTAG
- the crtH gene encoding carotenoid isomerase: MTKPSWDVIVIGSGIGGLVTASQLAAKGAKTLVLERYLIPGGSGGSFRREGYTFDVGASMIFGFGEKGHTNLLTRALGDVGQHCETVPDPAQLEYHLPGGLNVAVDRDYEAFIARLTGLFPHEAKGIRAFYDTCWQVFNCLDAMPLLSLEDPAYLAKVFFKAPLACLGLARWLPFNVGDVARKHIQDEQLLKLIDMECFCWSVMPADLTPMINAGMVFSDRHAGGINYPKGGVGVIAEKLVAGLESHGGEIRYEARVTEVLIENGQATGVKLADGETIHARRVVSNATRWDTFAGQGSVRQPLVDAAHTPKAETTWRRRYKPSPSFLSLHLGVEASVIPEGFHCHHLVLEDWAAMEDEQGVIFVSIPTLLDPSLAPEGHHIVHTFTPSDIAAWTSLSPSAYKAKKTADAARLVQRLEAILPGLGGAIRHQEIGTPRTHRRFLGRMGGSYGPIPALRLPGLLPMPFNRTGLQNLYCVGDSCFPGQGLNAVAFSGFACAHRIGADLGLNPWALPD; the protein is encoded by the coding sequence GTGACCAAGCCCTCCTGGGACGTGATCGTGATCGGCTCGGGCATCGGCGGCCTGGTCACCGCCTCCCAACTGGCCGCCAAGGGGGCCAAGACCCTGGTGCTGGAGCGCTACTTGATCCCGGGAGGATCGGGGGGCAGCTTCCGCCGCGAGGGCTACACGTTTGACGTGGGCGCCTCGATGATCTTTGGCTTCGGGGAGAAGGGCCACACGAACCTGCTCACCCGGGCCCTGGGCGATGTGGGCCAGCACTGCGAGACGGTGCCGGATCCCGCCCAACTCGAATACCACCTGCCCGGCGGCCTGAACGTGGCCGTCGACCGGGACTACGAAGCCTTCATCGCCCGCCTGACGGGACTCTTCCCCCACGAAGCCAAGGGCATCCGCGCCTTCTACGACACCTGCTGGCAGGTGTTCAACTGCCTCGATGCGATGCCGCTGCTGTCGCTCGAGGACCCGGCCTACCTGGCCAAGGTCTTCTTCAAGGCGCCCCTGGCCTGCCTGGGGCTGGCCCGCTGGCTGCCCTTCAACGTCGGCGATGTGGCCCGCAAACACATCCAGGACGAGCAGCTGCTGAAGCTGATCGACATGGAGTGCTTCTGCTGGAGCGTGATGCCGGCGGACCTCACGCCGATGATCAACGCCGGGATGGTCTTCTCGGATCGCCATGCCGGCGGCATCAACTACCCCAAGGGAGGCGTTGGGGTGATCGCCGAGAAATTGGTGGCGGGCCTCGAGAGCCACGGCGGCGAGATCCGCTACGAGGCCCGCGTCACCGAGGTGCTGATCGAGAACGGCCAGGCCACCGGCGTGAAGCTCGCGGATGGCGAAACGATCCACGCCCGCCGCGTGGTGAGCAACGCGACCCGCTGGGACACCTTTGCGGGCCAGGGTTCGGTGCGCCAACCGCTCGTGGATGCCGCCCACACCCCCAAGGCCGAAACCACCTGGCGCCGCCGCTACAAGCCCTCCCCCTCCTTCCTCTCGTTGCACCTGGGGGTGGAGGCCTCGGTGATCCCGGAGGGCTTCCACTGCCACCACCTGGTGCTGGAGGACTGGGCGGCGATGGAGGACGAGCAGGGGGTGATCTTCGTCTCGATCCCGACCCTGCTGGATCCCTCCCTCGCCCCAGAAGGGCACCACATCGTCCACACCTTCACCCCGAGCGACATCGCGGCCTGGACGTCCCTCAGCCCCAGCGCCTACAAGGCGAAGAAGACCGCTGATGCCGCCCGCCTGGTGCAGCGCCTCGAGGCCATCCTCCCGGGCCTGGGCGGTGCGATCCGCCACCAGGAGATCGGCACGCCCCGCACCCACCGCCGCTTCCTGGGACGCATGGGCGGCAGCTACGGCCCGATCCCGGCCCTGCGCCTGCCGGGCCTGCTGCCGATGCCCTTCAACCGCACGGGACTGCAGAACCTCTACTGCGTGGGTGATTCCTGCTTCCCGGGTCAGGGCCTGAACGCGGTGGCCTTCAGCGGGTTCGCCTGCGCCCACCGCATCGGTGCGGACCTCGGCCTGAACCCCTGGGCCCTGCCGGACTAG
- a CDS encoding glycoside hydrolase family 13 protein, translating to MEMVSASASVAFARPPRWAAEAVVYQIFPDRFCRSGRSPQQNGLALAPWGSAPDPHAFQGGDLWGVLDQLDHLQGMGVSCLYLNPIFSSAANHRYHAYDYFQVDPLLGGEPAFEALLAELKRRGLRLLLDGVFNHCGRGFWAFHHLLENGPASPYRDWFITEHWPLNAYPGSGETCGYYAWWSDPALPKFNHANPQVQEHLLAVGRHWIERGIDGWRLDVPDEVEPAFWEAFRREVRAVNPEAWIVGEIWGDARPWLGGPHFDGVMNYRIAWGSLGWVSAGALAEGHHRESIPYQCLSTDRYRALLLETLGWYRPEVNCAQLNLLDSHDVPRALHMLQGDLAALKLALVLLFALPGAPSIYYGTEAGLSGGEEPACREAFPWRDPPADLSGFIGSLAQLRRAHPALRSAELELEPLGEDGLLLIRGSGSAQRWLVLNRSRDSALALPDGDQLGPQDWRLLA from the coding sequence ATGGAGATGGTCTCCGCTTCTGCGAGTGTGGCGTTTGCGCGGCCCCCCCGCTGGGCCGCGGAGGCCGTCGTCTATCAGATCTTTCCCGATCGCTTCTGCCGCAGCGGGCGCTCGCCCCAGCAAAACGGCCTGGCCCTGGCGCCTTGGGGCAGTGCTCCGGATCCGCATGCGTTCCAAGGGGGGGACCTCTGGGGCGTGCTCGATCAGCTGGATCACCTCCAAGGGATGGGGGTCAGCTGCCTCTACCTCAATCCGATCTTCAGTTCGGCCGCCAATCACCGCTATCACGCCTACGACTACTTCCAGGTCGATCCGCTCCTCGGCGGTGAGCCCGCCTTTGAGGCCCTGCTCGCCGAGCTCAAGCGCCGGGGTCTGCGCCTGCTGCTCGATGGGGTCTTCAACCACTGCGGCCGCGGCTTTTGGGCCTTCCATCACCTGCTCGAGAACGGCCCGGCGTCGCCCTACCGCGATTGGTTCATCACCGAGCACTGGCCGCTGAACGCCTATCCGGGCTCTGGCGAGACCTGCGGGTACTACGCCTGGTGGAGCGATCCGGCCCTGCCCAAGTTCAACCACGCCAACCCCCAGGTCCAAGAGCACCTGCTCGCTGTGGGGCGCCACTGGATCGAGCGCGGCATTGATGGCTGGCGCCTCGATGTGCCCGATGAGGTGGAGCCTGCGTTCTGGGAGGCCTTTCGGCGGGAGGTGCGCGCGGTCAATCCCGAGGCCTGGATCGTCGGTGAGATCTGGGGGGACGCGCGCCCCTGGCTCGGCGGGCCGCACTTCGATGGGGTGATGAACTACCGGATCGCCTGGGGCAGCCTCGGCTGGGTCAGTGCCGGGGCGCTCGCTGAGGGCCACCACCGCGAGTCGATTCCCTACCAATGCCTCAGCACCGATCGCTATCGCGCGCTGCTGCTCGAGACCCTGGGTTGGTACCGGCCCGAGGTCAACTGCGCCCAGCTCAACCTGCTCGATAGCCACGACGTGCCCCGGGCCCTGCACATGCTTCAGGGGGACCTGGCGGCCCTGAAGCTCGCGCTCGTTCTGCTCTTTGCCCTGCCCGGTGCCCCCTCGATCTATTACGGCACCGAGGCCGGCCTCTCGGGTGGGGAGGAGCCCGCCTGCCGTGAAGCCTTCCCCTGGCGGGACCCGCCCGCGGACCTCAGCGGCTTCATCGGCTCACTCGCCCAGCTGCGGCGGGCGCACCCGGCCCTGCGTTCGGCGGAGCTCGAGCTGGAGCCGCTTGGGGAGGACGGCCTCTTGCTGATCCGCGGCAGCGGCAGCGCGCAGCGGTGGCTCGTGCTCAACCGCAGCCGCGACTCTGCCTTGGCCTTGCCCGATGGCGACCAGCTGGGGCCCCAGGACTGGCGGCTCTTGGCCTAG